A section of the Candidatus Omnitrophota bacterium genome encodes:
- a CDS encoding DUF1957 domain-containing protein: protein MHKGYVSLVLHAHLPFVRHPEEEYFLEENWLYEAITETYIPLIHVFEGLINDGVNFRITMSMTPPLVSMLKDPLLQDRYIRHLDKLIELSEKEIERTGYQSHFHGLALMYRRRFLEAKETFVTKYKKDIVSAFKKFQEKGFVEIIASSATHGFLPILSVNPSDMKAQINIGVESYKKTFGRPPRGFWLPECGYYPGVDEFLKKAGIRYFFVDSHGIINGDPSPKYSVYAPVYCPSGVAAFGRDWESSKQVWSSKEGYPGDPDYREYYRDIGHELDYEYVKPYIHPQGIRVNTGIKYWRITGNNEYKEAYVPDWAREKAAMHAGNFMFNREKQVEHLSAHMSRKPIIVAPYDAELFGHWWFEGPMWIDFLMRKMAYDQKTVKMITPSEYLSEYPVNQMSLPSASTWGWKGYSEFWLEGGNDWVYRHLHRAGQRMAELAKKFYKPAKKMTKSARGGPAGGRSASGGKKSGKDVVERALNQAAREVLLAQSSDWAFIMKTGTMVPYAHKRSKCHITRFTRLYNDLMSGKIDTDWLSELEYRDNIFSNIDCAKYYK, encoded by the coding sequence ATGCATAAAGGCTACGTTTCACTTGTATTACATGCGCACCTCCCATTTGTACGCCACCCCGAAGAGGAATATTTTCTGGAAGAGAACTGGCTTTATGAGGCCATCACCGAAACATATATTCCCCTCATACATGTCTTCGAAGGCCTTATTAATGACGGCGTGAATTTTAGGATAACCATGTCCATGACGCCGCCTCTCGTTTCCATGCTAAAGGATCCGCTTCTTCAGGACCGCTACATACGCCATCTTGATAAACTGATAGAACTTTCCGAAAAAGAGATAGAGCGCACAGGCTATCAATCGCATTTTCACGGCCTGGCCCTGATGTACCGACGGAGATTTCTGGAAGCGAAGGAGACGTTTGTCACGAAATATAAGAAAGACATAGTCTCCGCATTCAAAAAATTTCAGGAAAAGGGATTTGTAGAGATTATAGCCTCCTCGGCTACACATGGTTTTTTGCCCATACTGTCTGTCAATCCGTCCGACATGAAAGCGCAGATAAATATAGGCGTCGAAAGTTATAAAAAGACTTTTGGCAGGCCTCCGCGCGGTTTTTGGCTGCCGGAGTGCGGCTACTATCCCGGAGTAGACGAGTTTCTTAAGAAGGCCGGCATACGATATTTCTTTGTAGATTCTCACGGTATTATAAACGGCGACCCATCACCTAAATACAGCGTCTACGCGCCCGTATATTGCCCGTCGGGAGTCGCGGCCTTTGGCAGAGACTGGGAATCTTCCAAACAGGTCTGGAGTTCTAAAGAGGGATACCCGGGAGATCCGGATTACAGGGAGTATTACAGAGATATAGGCCATGAGCTGGATTATGAATATGTAAAACCATACATACATCCGCAGGGAATAAGAGTAAATACGGGTATCAAATATTGGAGGATAACCGGAAATAATGAATATAAAGAAGCATATGTGCCTGACTGGGCGAGAGAAAAGGCCGCTATGCATGCCGGAAATTTTATGTTTAACCGGGAGAAGCAGGTAGAGCATCTTTCGGCCCATATGTCGAGAAAGCCGATTATAGTCGCCCCCTACGATGCGGAACTTTTCGGTCACTGGTGGTTTGAGGGGCCGATGTGGATAGATTTTCTTATGAGGAAGATGGCTTACGACCAGAAGACGGTAAAAATGATCACTCCTTCGGAATACCTTTCTGAATATCCGGTGAATCAGATGTCGTTACCGTCGGCATCTACGTGGGGTTGGAAAGGCTACAGCGAATTCTGGCTGGAAGGAGGCAATGACTGGGTCTACAGGCATCTGCACAGAGCCGGCCAGAGAATGGCGGAACTGGCGAAAAAATTCTACAAACCGGCGAAAAAGATGACAAAATCCGCCAGAGGCGGACCCGCCGGAGGCAGATCCGCCTCCGGCGGGAAAAAATCCGGCAAGGATGTCGTCGAGCGCGCGCTAAACCAGGCGGCGAGAGAAGTTTTATTAGCGCAATCGAGCGACTGGGCTTTTATTATGAAGACCGGAACTATGGTCCCATATGCGCACAAACGCTCCAAGTGCCATATAACCAGGTTTACCCGCTTGTATAATGACCTTATGAGTGGTAAGATAGATACCGATTGGCTCAGCGAATTAGAGTACAGAGACAACATTTTTAGTAATATTGACTGCGCGAAATATTATAAGTAG
- a CDS encoding glycosyl hydrolase family 57 yields MKITDFPNICGNESKIVKAVKGGRSLYASISNIKPDKIQSGFGIALHMHQPTIPAGTNDLKHAPLISNLQHMMEHPDVGDNHNASVFLQCYSRMSDFVREFVAHHHNPRIMLDYSGNLLWGLQQMGEGGVIDNLKLVTCGKKYYRYVEWTGTMWSHATVSSTPVPDIRLHIMAWRCHFASIFGEEALSRVNGFSPPEMHLPIHPDVCFEYVKALKEAGYEWLMVQEHTIENLDGGGIRKPNFPHRLIAKNSLGEVEEITIIIKTQGSDNKLIGQMQPYYEAKTRNREDYAGRNIPPFVFQIGDGENGGVMMNEFPPMYKQVFDEAGTEGVVAMNGSEYLELIKERGAKEELFIPVQSASQHRIWEHVKDYHPGACDEAIQKVHEKDSSFNLDKGSWTNDKNWVKGYENILDPINKLSVLFHRKYDGAAVDTKDPAYARALLYLLLSETSCFRYWGQGIWTDYAKEICRRGIEALK; encoded by the coding sequence ATGAAAATAACCGACTTCCCAAATATATGCGGTAATGAAAGCAAGATAGTAAAGGCCGTAAAAGGCGGCCGAAGCCTTTACGCATCAATTTCCAATATTAAACCGGACAAAATCCAATCCGGATTCGGCATTGCGCTTCACATGCACCAGCCGACGATCCCCGCCGGGACGAATGACTTAAAACATGCCCCATTAATAAGCAATCTTCAGCACATGATGGAGCACCCGGACGTAGGAGATAACCACAATGCGTCGGTATTTTTGCAGTGCTACTCAAGAATGTCGGATTTTGTAAGGGAATTTGTAGCCCATCATCACAATCCGCGTATCATGTTGGATTATTCTGGTAATCTTTTATGGGGATTGCAGCAGATGGGCGAGGGCGGAGTGATAGATAATCTAAAGCTTGTGACCTGCGGCAAAAAATATTACCGCTATGTTGAATGGACGGGTACAATGTGGTCGCACGCAACGGTTTCATCGACGCCCGTTCCCGATATAAGACTTCACATAATGGCGTGGCGGTGTCATTTTGCTTCTATCTTTGGCGAGGAGGCGCTTTCGAGAGTTAACGGCTTTTCGCCGCCGGAGATGCACCTTCCGATACATCCCGATGTATGCTTTGAATATGTGAAGGCCTTAAAAGAAGCGGGGTATGAATGGCTGATGGTCCAGGAGCATACGATAGAAAATTTGGACGGTGGCGGAATAAGAAAGCCCAATTTTCCGCACAGGTTGATTGCCAAAAATTCGTTAGGCGAGGTCGAGGAGATAACCATAATAATAAAGACGCAGGGTTCCGATAATAAACTTATAGGCCAGATGCAGCCTTATTACGAAGCTAAGACGAGGAATCGGGAAGATTATGCGGGCCGAAATATCCCGCCTTTTGTCTTTCAGATAGGCGACGGTGAAAACGGCGGCGTCATGATGAACGAATTTCCTCCGATGTATAAGCAGGTTTTTGACGAGGCAGGCACTGAAGGTGTAGTCGCTATGAACGGCTCCGAATATCTGGAGCTCATAAAGGAAAGGGGAGCTAAAGAGGAATTATTTATACCCGTACAGTCGGCTTCGCAGCACAGGATATGGGAACATGTCAAAGATTATCATCCGGGCGCGTGCGATGAGGCTATACAGAAAGTTCATGAAAAAGATTCCAGTTTCAATCTGGATAAAGGTTCGTGGACAAATGACAAGAACTGGGTAAAAGGATACGAAAATATTCTCGATCCCATAAATAAACTTAGCGTTCTATTCCACAGAAAATATGACGGGGCGGCAGTGGACACCAAGGACCCGGCATACGCGCGCGCACTTCTCTATCTTTTACTTTCCGAAACCAGCTGTTTTAGGTACTGGGGTCAGGGAATTTGGACGGATTATGCGAAAGAGATCTGCAGAAGAGGTATTGAGGCATTGAAATAA